A stretch of the Aegilops tauschii subsp. strangulata cultivar AL8/78 chromosome 4, Aet v6.0, whole genome shotgun sequence genome encodes the following:
- the LOC109786582 gene encoding probable protein phosphatase 2C 12 isoform X1: MEVHNEVDGSGVPLAVLLKRELCNQKVEKPDILFGEASKSKKGEDFTLLVANCHRTPGEGPGDDAGGDDTISMFVIVDGHNGPAAAVYTRENLPNNVLAAIPPNLTSEEWTAALPRALVAGFVKTDKDFQTKAARSGTTVTFVIIDGWVVTVASVGDSRCILESAEGSVYFLSADHRLDVNEEEVERVTASGGEVGRINIAGGAGIGPLRCWPGGLCLSRSIGDTDVGEYIVPVPHVKQVKLSNAGGRLVIASDGVWDALRFQEALNYTRGLPAEAAANRIVKEAVSSKGLRDDTTCIVVDILPPEKLSPPLKRHGKGGIKALFRWRPSDELSEEQTDNGCFEPDVVEELYEEGSAMLAQRLNVNYPAGNMFKLHDCAVCQLEMKPGEGVSVHGNMPKHHSRVDPWGGPFLCSSCQVKKVAMEGKLHL, encoded by the exons ATGGAGGTGCACAACGAGGTAGATGGATCAGGTGTACCCCTGGCCGTGCTCCTCAAGCGAGAGCTGTGCAACCAGAAGGTGGAGAAGCCGGATATCCTGTTTGGGGAGGCGAGCAAGAGCAAGAAAGGGGAGGACTTCACGCTTCTCGTGGCCAATTGCCACCGCACTCCAGGCGAGGGCCCCGGTGACGATGCAGGCGGCGATGACACCATCTCGATGTTTGTG ATTGTTGATGGCCACAACGGACCTGCGGCTGCAGTATACACTAGGGAGAATCTCCCAAACAATGTGTTAGCTGCTATTCCTCCAAATCTTACAAGTGAGGAGTGGACAGCGGCATTGCCAAGGGCACTAGTTGCAGGTTTTGTTAAAACAGATAAAGACTTCCAAACAAAAG CTGCACGTTCAGGAACCACGGTAACTTTTGTTATAATAGATGGATGGGTTGTCACTGTAGCATCAGTTGGTGATTCACGTTGTATTCTAGAATCTGCTGAAGGTTCAGTTTACTTCTTGTCTGCTGATCACCGCCTGGATGTCAATGAGGAGGA GGTGGAGCGTGTAACAGCaagtggtggtgaagttgggagAATAAATATTGCTGGAGGTGCTGGG ATCGGTCCACTAAGATGTTGGCCAGGCGGATTGTGTTTGTCAAGGTCAATTGGTGATACCGACGTTGGAGAATACATAGTTCCTGTCCCCCATGTGAAGCAAGTAAAG CTATCCAATGCCGGAGGCCGGCTTGTCATTGCTAGCGATGGTGTGTGGGATGCACTGCGCTTTCAAGAAGCCCTGAACTACACCAGGGGGCTGCCAGCTGAAGCTGCTGCGAATCGAATTGTTAAA GAAGCTGTGAGCTCAAAAGGACTACGAGATGATACTACCTGCATAGTAGTCGACATATTACCTCCAGAAAAGCTAAGCCCTCCATTGAAGAGGCATGGGAAAGGAGGCATCAAAGCATTATTCCGATGGAGGCCCTCAGATGAATTATCTGAAGAACAGACAGACAATGGGTGTTTTGAACCTGATGTTGTAGAGGAACTATATGAAGAGGGGTCCGCAATGCTTGCTCAAAG GTTGAATGTAAACTATCCAGCCGGAAATATGTTCAAGCTTCATGATTGTGCAGTCTGCCAATTGGAGATGAAACCTGGTGAGGGTGTCTCTGTTCATGGCAACATGCCGAAGCATCATTCACGGGTTGACCCCTGGGGCGGTCCTTTTCTTTGTTCATCCTGCCAAGTGAAAAAGGTGGCAATGGAAGGGAAGCTGCATTTGTGA
- the LOC109786582 gene encoding probable protein phosphatase 2C 12 isoform X2: MEVHNEVDGSGVPLAVLLKRELCNQKVEKPDILFGEASKSKKGEDFTLLVANCHRTPGEGPGDDAGGDDTISMFVIVDGHNGPAAAVYTRENLPNNVLAAIPPNLTSEEWTAALPRALVAGFVKTDKDFQTKGTTVTFVIIDGWVVTVASVGDSRCILESAEGSVYFLSADHRLDVNEEEVERVTASGGEVGRINIAGGAGIGPLRCWPGGLCLSRSIGDTDVGEYIVPVPHVKQVKLSNAGGRLVIASDGVWDALRFQEALNYTRGLPAEAAANRIVKEAVSSKGLRDDTTCIVVDILPPEKLSPPLKRHGKGGIKALFRWRPSDELSEEQTDNGCFEPDVVEELYEEGSAMLAQRLNVNYPAGNMFKLHDCAVCQLEMKPGEGVSVHGNMPKHHSRVDPWGGPFLCSSCQVKKVAMEGKLHL, encoded by the exons ATGGAGGTGCACAACGAGGTAGATGGATCAGGTGTACCCCTGGCCGTGCTCCTCAAGCGAGAGCTGTGCAACCAGAAGGTGGAGAAGCCGGATATCCTGTTTGGGGAGGCGAGCAAGAGCAAGAAAGGGGAGGACTTCACGCTTCTCGTGGCCAATTGCCACCGCACTCCAGGCGAGGGCCCCGGTGACGATGCAGGCGGCGATGACACCATCTCGATGTTTGTG ATTGTTGATGGCCACAACGGACCTGCGGCTGCAGTATACACTAGGGAGAATCTCCCAAACAATGTGTTAGCTGCTATTCCTCCAAATCTTACAAGTGAGGAGTGGACAGCGGCATTGCCAAGGGCACTAGTTGCAGGTTTTGTTAAAACAGATAAAGACTTCCAAACAAAAG GAACCACGGTAACTTTTGTTATAATAGATGGATGGGTTGTCACTGTAGCATCAGTTGGTGATTCACGTTGTATTCTAGAATCTGCTGAAGGTTCAGTTTACTTCTTGTCTGCTGATCACCGCCTGGATGTCAATGAGGAGGA GGTGGAGCGTGTAACAGCaagtggtggtgaagttgggagAATAAATATTGCTGGAGGTGCTGGG ATCGGTCCACTAAGATGTTGGCCAGGCGGATTGTGTTTGTCAAGGTCAATTGGTGATACCGACGTTGGAGAATACATAGTTCCTGTCCCCCATGTGAAGCAAGTAAAG CTATCCAATGCCGGAGGCCGGCTTGTCATTGCTAGCGATGGTGTGTGGGATGCACTGCGCTTTCAAGAAGCCCTGAACTACACCAGGGGGCTGCCAGCTGAAGCTGCTGCGAATCGAATTGTTAAA GAAGCTGTGAGCTCAAAAGGACTACGAGATGATACTACCTGCATAGTAGTCGACATATTACCTCCAGAAAAGCTAAGCCCTCCATTGAAGAGGCATGGGAAAGGAGGCATCAAAGCATTATTCCGATGGAGGCCCTCAGATGAATTATCTGAAGAACAGACAGACAATGGGTGTTTTGAACCTGATGTTGTAGAGGAACTATATGAAGAGGGGTCCGCAATGCTTGCTCAAAG GTTGAATGTAAACTATCCAGCCGGAAATATGTTCAAGCTTCATGATTGTGCAGTCTGCCAATTGGAGATGAAACCTGGTGAGGGTGTCTCTGTTCATGGCAACATGCCGAAGCATCATTCACGGGTTGACCCCTGGGGCGGTCCTTTTCTTTGTTCATCCTGCCAAGTGAAAAAGGTGGCAATGGAAGGGAAGCTGCATTTGTGA